The genomic DNA TCCGTTTAAAGCTGGGGCTGGACATTAATCAGTAGTATCGGAGCGAGAATCTGCCGAAATCTCTGAACATCTTAACCGCCAAACCTGTATGATATCAGTGACTTGAAGCGCTAACCTTTTTCACGAAACGGGAGAAGGCGAAGGGGTGCGAGTGAATGGCCGATTCGATGGTTGAGATGGAACGAATGATTATTTCCTTCATGGAAAACATTATGAGATGGGTGGAGCGTTGGCAGGAATTCAAGCGGAAACCGGGGCTGAAATTTTTGAAGGCGCTGTTAAATTCGCTGATTTAATGCTGTGATAGGGATGTGATCCCATGGTTGAACAATCAGTCCATAGAGCACTGGCCATGACTTTTTTTGAAAGCCTGGTAAATTTCTTGCGCCGGCGTCAAGTGGGCGCAAATCATCTTCCTTCAACCCGAATGTTGCGAATCCTGTTGAATTTGTTTTGGTAAGGTGCCGATTTTATCACGGGTCGAAGGGAACTCAATTCAGCTATTGGCTGGTACCGGGATGAATGCTTGAAAAGACTTTTTCAAGCATTTTTCTTTTTACGGTTCCGTTGGGAATTTACGGTTTACTCTCTGACTTACCGTGTTTTTGGCAATTGACTGATAGTCAGTCGATGTTTATAATAGGAATAACAGCAAGTGTCTGCCAAAGGAGAGCGAAAAAACATGACCCGAAATCCCCATTCGATCCCCAAGGATCCGGAGACCCGCAAGCAAGAGATCATCGATGCCGCGCGGGAACTCTTTTTGACCCAAGGTTTTGAAGCGACCGCGGTCAGTGACATTGTCAAAAAGGTCGGAGTGGCGCAGGGGCTGTTTTATTACTATTTCAAGTCCAAGAATGAACTCCTGGACGCGGTGGTGGAGCATTTTGCCGAGGATTATCTCGTCGCAATGGAACAAATCGCGGCCGAACCTCAGCTGAACGCCCTTCAAAAATTCCAGACCATCTTGGCAGCGATGTTTCAGTTTCAAAAGCAAAATGAGGAGATCATTTATGTAGTCCATGAAAAGAGCAACGAATTGTTGCATCACCGGGTGGAGCATAAGACATTGGATAAACTGGTCCCGTTATATTTGAGAATCTTGGAGCAGGGAATCCGGGAACAACTCCTCGATCTGAAGTATCCCGGTGAAACCCTGGCGATCATCCTGCCCGGACTGGGCCAATATTTTCATGGTCTTCTTGAAGTCTCCCGCACTGACCCGGAGTTATTTCAAGAAAAAATTCACGCCGGTCTGGCGGTACTGGAGAAAGCGTTGGGCGCGGCGCCCGGCAGTTTGCAGGTTGAACTGTAACAATTCATGAAGCAGGTGCTGATCCATGGATGAAAATGAAATCATTCGGTTGGACGACGTGACCAAGGAATACCGGGTGGGCGAGGTGTCGATCAGGGCTGCCGCCGGGATTTCGTTCGCGGTCAACCGGGGCGAACTGACGGTGGTGCTCGGGCCCAGCGGCGCCGGGAAGAGCACCGTCTTGAATATCATCGGCGGAATGGACCGTCCGACCTCCGGCGCCATCTGGGTCGACGGCAAGAATATCGCCGCCTATTCCGACCGGGAATTGACGCTCTACCGGCGCAAGCAGATCGGCTTTGTTTTTCAATTCTACAATCTGAT from Hydrogenispora ethanolica includes the following:
- a CDS encoding TetR/AcrR family transcriptional regulator, whose amino-acid sequence is MTRNPHSIPKDPETRKQEIIDAARELFLTQGFEATAVSDIVKKVGVAQGLFYYYFKSKNELLDAVVEHFAEDYLVAMEQIAAEPQLNALQKFQTILAAMFQFQKQNEEIIYVVHEKSNELLHHRVEHKTLDKLVPLYLRILEQGIREQLLDLKYPGETLAIILPGLGQYFHGLLEVSRTDPELFQEKIHAGLAVLEKALGAAPGSLQVEL